The following nucleotide sequence is from Vicinamibacterales bacterium.
GCGGCCAGCAGGTCCTCCTGCTGTTCGCCGCCATTTTTCACTTCTGCCGCCATCACCCCCACGCATCCGGCGGCGCCGACCAGCGGTACTGCGATCGCGCCGCTCGTGATGGTGTCCCCCTTTACCGCCTGGAGCAGGCCGGTGCGGTATGCGGACGCAGTGAGGTTGTTCGCGTCGCGGGCGATCGTTCCGAGGCGCGTCGCCAGTTGCGGCGGATACCCGTGCACGAGGATGGGGGCCAGTTCGCGTCCGTCAGGGTCGGCAATCCAGACGATCACGCCCGAGGCATCGAGCGCCGAAGCGGCGCGTTCGAGGAGCGCCGGCAGCCCCCTCGTGTCGGCGACGCGGGCGAGATCGTTGCACAACGCCGCAATGATCCCGATGTCGACGGCCGGGACAGGCGCCGGCGGCGGTGGCGGCGGCGGCACGGCCTGAACCTTCGCGGCCGGTCTGACAGGCGGCCGGAACTCGTCGAAATCCGGAAGGACGATGCGGGCGGACGCCGTCTGTGGCGCGGCCGTCTGGGCCGCCGCGGGACGGCGTGCGGCCGGGACGAGGAGCAGGAGGCCGAGTATCGTGACACCGGCCGCGCCTGCGAGCGCCTGCACCTGGGTTCTTTGAAACTGTGCCGCCGCGGCATCCCGCGCGACCTGATCGGCGACGGCCGCGCCGGCGAGCGCGTCAGAGACCCGGCGGGTCAGCGCGATGCCGTCCGCGAAGATCATGCCGGCCGCGCGCGTCCGCTCGCCGTTGCGCGTGTAATCCCGCGCCCGCTGATCCATTTCGGCGAACTCGCGCAGCGCCGCGCTCGCGTCGGCCAGCGCCGCCTTCGCGCCGCCCGCAGGTGACAACGATCCGAGCCGCGCGACCTGCTGCTCGAGCTCGGCGTGGATCGCGGTCACCCGATCGAACCAGAAGCCTTCCCCCTGGCCGTCGGCGACGTACGCCTGCTGTGCGGCGCGCAGCTCGCCGGCGGCGGCGAAGGCGGCGCGGGCGGCGGCGTTGAATTGTCGTGCGAGCTCGGCGTCCGAACGCGCGCGCCGATTGGTGGACCAGAGATCGAAGGCCGCGGCGCCGATGGCTGAGAGACAGGCGATGAGCAGGAGGATTCGAACTGACAGTCTGCTCATCGGTGGCTACTATAACATCGACCAACTCGCGTGAGTCCCGCAGATGTCGTCGCGATCGTGAATCCGCTCTCCGGCGCCGGCGCCACGCCGGGTGTCGCCGGCCGCCGCGTGTCGCTGCTCGAATCGAAATTCGCCGCCGCGAATGTGATCGGGAGAGTGCATTTGACCGAGCGAGCGGGCCACGCTGCCGAACTCGCGCGCGAGGCCGTGCGCTCCGGCACGCGACTGGTGATTGCCTGGGGCGGCGACGGCACGATCAACGAAACTGGCGCCGCGCTCGCCGGGACGAACGTTGCGCTCGGCATCATCCCCGCGGGATCGGGCAACGGGTTCGCGTCAGAGATCGGCGTGCCGGTAGCACCCGAGGCCGCGATCGACGTGGCGCTCCGCGGCCGCGATCGCGCCATCGACGCCGGCGAGATGGAAGGGCGCCTCTTCTTCAACATCGCCGGCATCGGCTTCGACGCCGTGGTCGCGCAGCAGTTCAACCTCCAGTCGCTCGGCCGCCGTGGCATGGGACCCTACGTGCGAATCGGGCTGCGCGAGTGCTTTCGCTATCGTTCCGCCCGCTACCGCATCCTGCTGGATCGCGAAGAGATCGTGACGACCGCGCTGTTGATCGCCTTTGCCAACGGCCGCGAGTACGGCAACCGGATCCGTCTGGCGCCGCACGCCCGGATGGACGATGGGAAGCTCGAGGCGATGGTGGTCGAGGATCGGCGGCCGCTGTCGCGGCTGTGGTCCGGCCGCCACCTGGCGTTCGGGACGGCCGACAAGGCGCCGCGCATCATCGCTCGATCGATCGCGTCCGCCCGGGTCGAGACCGACGGAGAGATGCTCTACCATCTCGATGGCGAGATCGG
It contains:
- a CDS encoding GAF domain-containing protein, translated to MSRLSVRILLLIACLSAIGAAAFDLWSTNRRARSDAELARQFNAAARAAFAAAGELRAAQQAYVADGQGEGFWFDRVTAIHAELEQQVARLGSLSPAGGAKAALADASAALREFAEMDQRARDYTRNGERTRAAGMIFADGIALTRRVSDALAGAAVADQVARDAAAAQFQRTQVQALAGAAGVTILGLLLLVPAARRPAAAQTAAPQTASARIVLPDFDEFRPPVRPAAKVQAVPPPPPPPAPVPAVDIGIIAALCNDLARVADTRGLPALLERAASALDASGVIVWIADPDGRELAPILVHGYPPQLATRLGTIARDANNLTASAYRTGLLQAVKGDTITSGAIAVPLVGAAGCVGVMAAEVKNGGEQQEDLLAAATIVAAQLATLAGPPSARARSEAAG
- a CDS encoding diacylglycerol kinase family protein, whose product is MSPADVVAIVNPLSGAGATPGVAGRRVSLLESKFAAANVIGRVHLTERAGHAAELAREAVRSGTRLVIAWGGDGTINETGAALAGTNVALGIIPAGSGNGFASEIGVPVAPEAAIDVALRGRDRAIDAGEMEGRLFFNIAGIGFDAVVAQQFNLQSLGRRGMGPYVRIGLRECFRYRSARYRILLDREEIVTTALLIAFANGREYGNRIRLAPHARMDDGKLEAMVVEDRRPLSRLWSGRHLAFGTADKAPRIIARSIASARVETDGEMLYHLDGEIGRATGSIAVRIHPRALVVRVP